The Methanocellales archaeon genome has a window encoding:
- a CDS encoding phosphate uptake regulator PhoU yields the protein MKEEKRKIQMTGGSTLTISLPISWAREVGINQGDEVTLRWQEDKSILLTAKPKKKQGMSRAVIKLCPGEKPEDILRLLIAHYLVGYDIINLVSQKGFNTQDRKWIKDTVRQRLMGLEVVEESGDELILQSLLNYEELNLEKAIQRISGIIKSIQKDSIRALQGDIELARDVIQRDDDVDRFYLLIVRQLKAALRDPELAKKIGIRRPRDCMAYRLIIKSMERIADHAEKIARDAIQIGYLNPEIYTEISGLSELVHKVFDLSLESLSKRDLKTANRAIAESQEVANLATMISNRIFKTSLSITEQTCLRSVLESLRRMVEYGADIAEIVINMGVKEPEV from the coding sequence ATGAAAGAGGAGAAACGAAAGATCCAGATGACCGGCGGCTCAACGTTAACAATATCTCTACCAATAAGTTGGGCAAGAGAGGTAGGAATCAACCAGGGAGATGAAGTGACCCTACGCTGGCAAGAGGATAAATCAATCCTGCTTACAGCAAAGCCAAAGAAGAAGCAGGGGATGTCCAGAGCAGTTATAAAGCTATGTCCGGGCGAAAAGCCTGAGGACATCCTAAGATTGTTAATAGCACACTATCTGGTTGGCTATGACATAATCAACCTGGTCTCTCAGAAGGGGTTCAATACACAGGATAGGAAGTGGATTAAGGATACAGTTAGACAAAGGCTAATGGGGCTCGAAGTGGTCGAGGAATCAGGCGACGAGTTGATTTTGCAGAGCCTTCTAAACTATGAAGAGCTGAATCTTGAGAAAGCGATTCAAAGAATATCCGGTATCATTAAATCCATTCAAAAAGATTCGATTAGGGCTTTGCAAGGGGACATAGAGCTTGCCAGAGACGTAATCCAGCGAGATGATGATGTGGATAGGTTCTATTTATTGATTGTGAGACAACTCAAAGCAGCGCTCAGAGATCCAGAGCTAGCCAAGAAAATAGGCATTAGGCGCCCAAGAGATTGTATGGCATATAGGCTAATCATAAAGAGCATGGAAAGGATAGCAGATCATGCCGAAAAAATTGCGAGAGATGCAATACAAATAGGATATCTTAATCCTGAGATATACACAGAGATATCTGGGTTAAGCGAACTTGTTCATAAGGTCTTTGATCTTTCGTTAGAAAGTCTTTCCAAAAGAGATTTAAAAACCGCGAATAGAGCAATAGCAGAATCACAAGAAGTCGCTAATCTGGCAACGATGATAAGTAATAGGATATTTAAAACTTCACTCAGCATAACAGAGCAGACATGCTTAAGGTCTGTTCTAGAAAGCCTAAGAAGGATGGTAGAGTA